A single region of the Acidobacteriota bacterium genome encodes:
- a CDS encoding S9 family peptidase has product MRIGWLVLALSIALGAGVMGATPATETHPFSVHDMLAMDRVSEPAVSPDGKLVVFTLRRTDLDANRGRTDLWVVGTDGTGLRRLTTHEAGDNNPVWSPCGGCIFFLSTRSGSSQVWRIRLDGGEATPVTKLPLDVANLGISPDGKLLLFSMDVYPDLKTVAETASRLSELEKSKATGRIWDRLFVRHWDTWTDGRRSHLFVMPMAGGEPVDLMAGMDADAPSKPFGGTEEFTFTPDSRGVVFTARDAGRAEAWSTNFDLYLAPVDASAPPKKLTDNPAWDTQPAFSPDGKTLAYLAMKRAGYEADRYAIMLRAWPDGAAKELAPGWDRSPQNIAWSPDSKTIYAAADNLGQTSLFAIDVATGAARVVVEQGTVSDPSPAGDVILYGLDHLKSPVELYTVRPDGSSVRKITAINDAKVAAARMGDFEQFTFKGWNNETVYGYVVKPADFDPARKYPVAYLIHGGPQGSFGNHFHYRWNPQAYTGAGYAAVMVDFHGSTGYGQAFCDAIRGDWGGKPLEDLQKGLAAAVARYPWLDGERVAALGASYGGYMINWIAGNWPDRFRALVVHDGNLDERMAYYDTEELWFPEWDHEGLPWEKPEHYTRHNPIDYVKNWRTPTLVIHGGKDYRVVDTQGLSTFTALQRRGVESRFLHFPDENHWVLKPHNSILWHDTVIAWLDKFCKADVK; this is encoded by the coding sequence ATGCGCATCGGATGGCTTGTTCTGGCTCTGTCGATCGCCCTGGGTGCCGGCGTGATGGGCGCCACTCCCGCCACGGAGACGCACCCGTTTTCGGTCCACGACATGCTGGCCATGGACCGGGTCTCCGAGCCGGCCGTCTCGCCCGACGGCAAGCTGGTGGTCTTCACGCTCCGCCGCACCGACCTCGACGCCAACCGCGGCCGCACCGACCTCTGGGTGGTGGGAACCGACGGCACGGGGCTGCGCCGCCTGACCACCCACGAGGCCGGCGACAACAACCCGGTCTGGTCCCCCTGCGGGGGATGCATCTTCTTCCTGTCCACCCGCTCCGGATCGTCGCAGGTGTGGCGGATCCGCCTGGACGGCGGTGAAGCCACGCCCGTGACCAAGTTGCCGCTGGACGTGGCCAACCTGGGCATCTCCCCCGACGGCAAGCTGCTGCTGTTCTCCATGGATGTGTATCCTGATCTCAAGACCGTCGCCGAGACCGCGAGCCGCCTGTCCGAACTCGAGAAGAGCAAGGCCACCGGCAGGATCTGGGACCGCCTGTTCGTCCGACACTGGGACACCTGGACCGACGGGCGGCGCAGCCACCTCTTTGTGATGCCGATGGCCGGCGGCGAGCCGGTGGACCTGATGGCGGGCATGGATGCCGATGCGCCGAGCAAGCCGTTCGGCGGCACCGAGGAGTTCACGTTCACCCCCGACAGCCGGGGCGTGGTCTTCACCGCCCGCGATGCCGGCCGTGCGGAGGCGTGGTCCACCAACTTCGACCTGTACCTCGCGCCTGTCGACGCCTCCGCGCCGCCGAAGAAGCTTACCGACAATCCGGCCTGGGACACCCAGCCCGCCTTCTCCCCCGACGGCAAGACGTTGGCCTACCTGGCCATGAAACGGGCGGGTTACGAGGCCGACCGTTATGCGATCATGCTTCGCGCCTGGCCGGACGGCGCGGCCAAGGAACTGGCCCCCGGCTGGGACCGCTCCCCCCAGAACATCGCCTGGTCCCCCGACAGCAAGACCATTTATGCCGCGGCCGACAACCTGGGCCAAACCTCGCTGTTCGCCATCGACGTCGCCACCGGCGCCGCCCGCGTGGTGGTGGAGCAGGGTACGGTGAGCGACCCGAGCCCGGCCGGTGACGTGATCCTGTACGGCCTCGACCACCTGAAATCGCCGGTGGAACTGTACACCGTCCGGCCCGACGGGAGCAGCGTCCGCAAAATCACCGCGATCAACGATGCCAAGGTGGCGGCGGCCCGAATGGGCGACTTCGAGCAGTTCACCTTCAAGGGCTGGAACAACGAGACCGTCTACGGCTACGTGGTCAAGCCGGCGGACTTCGATCCGGCGCGCAAGTACCCGGTGGCCTATCTCATCCATGGCGGGCCGCAGGGCTCTTTCGGCAACCACTTCCACTACCGCTGGAACCCCCAGGCTTACACCGGCGCCGGCTATGCCGCGGTGATGGTGGATTTCCACGGCTCCACCGGCTACGGCCAGGCGTTCTGCGACGCGATCCGGGGCGATTGGGGCGGCAAGCCGCTGGAGGACCTCCAGAAGGGGCTGGCGGCCGCGGTAGCCAGATACCCCTGGCTCGACGGCGAACGGGTGGCGGCGCTCGGCGCCTCCTACGGCGGCTACATGATCAACTGGATCGCCGGCAACTGGCCCGACCGCTTCCGCGCGCTCGTGGTCCACGACGGCAACCTGGACGAGCGGATGGCCTACTACGACACCGAGGAACTCTGGTTCCCCGAATGGGACCATGAGGGGCTGCCGTGGGAAAAGCCGGAGCACTACACCCGGCACAACCCCATCGATTACGTGAAGAACTGGCGGACTCCCACGCTGGTCATCCACGGCGGCAAGGATTACCGCGTGGTGGATACGCAGGGGCTCTCCACCTTCACCGCCCTGCAGCGTCGCGGCGTCGAGAGCCGGTTCCTGCACTTCCCCGACGAAAACCACTGGGTGCTCAAGCCCCACAACTCCATCCTCTGGCACGACACCGTCATCGCCTGGCTGGACAAGTTCTGCAAGGCGGACGTCAAGTAA
- a CDS encoding PhoH family protein has protein sequence MVRRAVREIAENTALSLNDFFQNPRVIQAGHRKICPKSRNQSLYVEEIFRQDLVFAIGPAGTGKTFLAVAAAVNLLLDKRVARIILTRPAVEAGEKLGFLPGDMQEKVNPYLRPLYDALYHMLDYERVQKLLEREVIEIAPLAFMRGRTLSDSFIILDEAQNTTPEQMKMFLTRIGINSKVVVTGDITQVDLPNGKVSGLIQAREILRDIEGIRFCYFDERDVVRHSLVQLIISAYARYGGQAAPPPTRREEPPDDAGADAGNSR, from the coding sequence ATGGTCCGCCGGGCCGTCCGCGAGATCGCCGAAAACACCGCCCTGAGCCTCAACGACTTCTTCCAAAACCCGCGGGTGATCCAGGCCGGCCACCGCAAGATCTGCCCCAAGAGCCGTAACCAGAGTCTCTACGTCGAGGAGATCTTCCGGCAGGACCTGGTGTTCGCCATCGGTCCGGCGGGCACCGGCAAGACGTTTCTCGCCGTGGCGGCCGCGGTGAACCTGCTGCTGGACAAGCGGGTCGCCCGGATCATCCTTACCCGGCCGGCGGTGGAGGCGGGCGAAAAGCTCGGCTTCCTCCCCGGCGACATGCAGGAGAAGGTCAACCCCTATCTGCGGCCCCTCTACGACGCCCTGTATCACATGCTGGACTACGAGCGGGTGCAGAAGCTGCTGGAGCGCGAGGTCATCGAGATCGCGCCGCTGGCCTTCATGCGCGGCCGGACGCTGAGCGATTCGTTCATCATCCTCGACGAGGCGCAGAACACCACGCCGGAACAGATGAAAATGTTCCTGACGCGCATCGGGATCAACTCCAAAGTCGTGGTCACCGGCGACATCACCCAGGTGGATCTGCCCAACGGCAAGGTCTCCGGCCTGATCCAGGCCCGCGAGATCCTCCGCGACATCGAGGGGATCCGCTTCTGCTACTTCGACGAACGCGACGTGGTCCGCCACTCCCTGGTCCAGCTCATCATCAGCGCCTACGCCCGGTACGGGGGACAGGCTGCGCCGCCGCCCACCCGCCGGGAAGAGCCGCCGGATGACGCCGGAGCCGACGCCGGCAATTCCCGCTGA
- a CDS encoding inositol monophosphatase: protein MEQAWLAAAREAARAAGNVLMGHFGRALDVRKKGAIDLVTQADLEAEEAVLDRLRTAFPGHAFLLEESGAHAGSGEYTWVIDPLDGTTNFVHGYPPFGVSVGLVRGDEPLLGVVYAPALGEEFWAVRGGGAWLNGAPIRVSACASLREAMLATGFPYDAHTADDIVPLFAAFLRQAQAIRRDGSAALDLCYVAMGRFDGFWERRLRPWDTAAGAAILAEAGGRLSRFDGGSFSVHFPEIVASNGRIHAQMLAVTGGAQSPASFMKA, encoded by the coding sequence ATGGAACAGGCATGGCTGGCGGCGGCGCGAGAGGCGGCCCGGGCGGCTGGAAATGTGCTCATGGGCCACTTCGGCCGAGCTCTCGACGTCCGGAAGAAGGGGGCCATCGACCTCGTGACCCAGGCCGATCTGGAAGCCGAAGAGGCCGTGCTGGACCGGCTGCGGACGGCGTTCCCCGGCCACGCTTTCCTGCTGGAGGAATCCGGAGCGCACGCGGGCAGCGGCGAGTACACCTGGGTGATCGATCCGCTGGACGGCACCACCAATTTCGTTCACGGCTACCCGCCGTTCGGCGTGTCGGTGGGCCTGGTGCGGGGGGATGAGCCGCTGCTCGGCGTGGTCTACGCCCCGGCCCTGGGGGAGGAGTTCTGGGCGGTGCGGGGCGGCGGCGCCTGGCTCAACGGCGCGCCCATCCGTGTTTCGGCATGTGCCAGCTTGCGCGAGGCGATGCTGGCCACGGGATTCCCCTACGACGCCCACACCGCTGACGACATCGTGCCGCTGTTCGCCGCGTTCCTGCGGCAAGCCCAAGCCATCCGGCGCGACGGCTCGGCGGCGCTGGACCTGTGCTACGTGGCCATGGGCCGCTTCGACGGGTTCTGGGAGCGGCGGCTCCGCCCGTGGGACACGGCGGCGGGCGCCGCGATCCTGGCCGAAGCCGGCGGCCGGCTGAGCCGGTTCGACGGCGGGTCCTTCTCGGTCCACTTCCCGGAGATCGTAGCCTCCAACGGCCGGATCCATGCGCAGATGCTGGCGGTGACCGGCGGCGCTCAGTCGCCGGCCAGCTTCATGAAGGCATAG
- a CDS encoding GNAT family N-acetyltransferase, whose amino-acid sequence MSSSSSLPRLVPLFEIGSAQLAPVLEAERAEWAASLDWDFEPALASLRYMLDNRVLPGVAVAVGDRGVGYAYYLFRDQRALVGGLYFLPEFRDGDWPRLVLQRVFQELARQPLARSIEGQILFPGPERSAGPLLRASGFQFLERRFLRLEAPAEHPLPPAPADLTLRPIPEGMLDDLALVMTHAYHGHVDARTSSLYLSFDGCARLLQALVLRGGCGPCEASLSLMAAVRDTPAGAIVVSRISKGSFFISQVFVHPRYQGQGIGRVLVGAVVNALARRHPGAGLSLTVSRDNTRAYDWYRRLGFADRLPHYAFMKLAGD is encoded by the coding sequence ATGAGTTCTTCCAGTAGCCTCCCCCGCCTGGTCCCGCTGTTCGAAATCGGGTCGGCCCAGCTGGCGCCCGTGCTGGAGGCGGAGCGGGCGGAGTGGGCCGCAAGCCTCGACTGGGACTTCGAGCCGGCGTTGGCCTCGCTGCGCTACATGCTCGACAACCGGGTGCTCCCCGGCGTGGCGGTGGCGGTGGGCGACCGCGGCGTCGGCTATGCCTATTACCTGTTCCGCGACCAGCGGGCGCTGGTGGGCGGCCTCTACTTCCTCCCCGAGTTCCGGGACGGCGACTGGCCGCGGCTGGTGCTCCAGCGTGTCTTCCAGGAGCTGGCCCGCCAGCCGCTGGCGCGCTCCATCGAGGGGCAGATCCTGTTCCCCGGCCCCGAGCGGTCGGCCGGACCGCTGCTCCGTGCGAGCGGCTTCCAGTTTCTGGAGCGGCGGTTCCTTCGGCTGGAGGCGCCGGCGGAACATCCGCTCCCGCCGGCTCCGGCGGACCTGACCCTCCGCCCCATCCCCGAGGGCATGCTCGATGACCTGGCGCTGGTGATGACCCACGCCTACCACGGCCACGTGGACGCGCGGACATCCTCGCTGTACCTGAGCTTCGACGGCTGCGCGCGCCTCCTTCAGGCGCTGGTGCTCCGCGGCGGGTGCGGACCCTGCGAGGCATCGCTCAGCCTGATGGCCGCGGTGCGCGACACGCCGGCGGGCGCCATCGTCGTCTCTCGGATCTCGAAGGGATCGTTCTTCATCTCGCAGGTATTCGTCCACCCCCGATACCAGGGCCAGGGGATTGGGCGGGTGCTCGTGGGCGCCGTGGTCAACGCGCTGGCCAGGCGCCACCCGGGCGCCGGCCTCAGCCTCACGGTCTCGCGGGACAACACGCGGGCCTATGACTGGTACCGCCGCCTGGGTTTCGCCGACCGGCTCCCCCACTATGCCTTCATGAAGCTGGCCGGCGACTGA
- a CDS encoding HAD-IA family hydrolase — MIKGIIFDLDDTLYPFQEYLESGFWEVARYAGGKYGIDPQESFAYMKILYSRYGEREVLSNLVSYFSLEPSAIIEMISVFREHRPNIALYPAYRKTLQTLGDTYVLGLLTDGDPGVQDKKIKSLRIQKYFKHTIFTHKFEEAKWKPNAFCFTLMARVIGCNPRDLVFVGDNPLTDFLGAKKAGYLTVRVLTGEFRDKAVPMEFEAHRRIKDLTELQDYMNEFFQ; from the coding sequence ATGATTAAAGGGATCATCTTCGATCTGGACGACACGTTGTACCCTTTCCAGGAGTACCTCGAGAGCGGCTTCTGGGAGGTGGCCCGCTACGCCGGCGGCAAATACGGCATCGACCCGCAGGAGTCGTTCGCCTATATGAAGATCCTGTACTCCCGCTACGGCGAGCGGGAAGTGTTGTCCAACCTGGTCTCCTACTTCTCCCTGGAGCCGTCGGCCATCATCGAGATGATCTCGGTGTTCCGCGAGCACCGCCCCAACATCGCCCTCTACCCCGCCTATCGCAAGACGCTCCAGACGCTGGGCGACACCTATGTTCTGGGTCTGCTCACCGACGGCGATCCCGGCGTCCAGGACAAGAAGATCAAGTCGCTCCGCATCCAGAAGTACTTCAAGCACACCATCTTCACCCACAAGTTCGAGGAGGCGAAGTGGAAGCCCAACGCCTTCTGCTTCACGCTCATGGCCCGGGTGATCGGCTGCAACCCCCGCGACCTGGTCTTCGTCGGCGACAACCCGCTCACCGATTTCCTCGGCGCCAAGAAAGCCGGCTACCTCACGGTGCGGGTGCTCACCGGCGAGTTCCGCGACAAAGCGGTGCCCATGGAATTCGAGGCCCATCGACGGATCAAGGACCTGACCGAGCTGCAGGACTACATGAATGAGTTCTTCCAGTAG
- a CDS encoding PilZ domain-containing protein, whose translation MKERREFVRIPRKGLIKFREMHLPKSLISDEASFYTNISPGGILFESAYHLSLGTMLKLEIELKDWSRCLPDADKLPGGNSQPLRVLGEVVHCHELSPQSGYSIGIKFVNLDPRHQQALLKCLQDHAAQHD comes from the coding sequence ATGAAAGAGAGACGTGAGTTTGTTCGCATCCCCCGCAAAGGACTCATCAAATTCCGGGAGATGCATCTGCCCAAAAGCCTGATTTCCGACGAGGCCTCGTTCTACACCAACATCTCCCCCGGCGGCATCCTGTTCGAATCCGCCTACCACCTGAGTCTGGGCACCATGCTCAAGCTGGAGATCGAGCTCAAGGACTGGTCCCGCTGCCTGCCCGACGCGGACAAACTCCCGGGCGGCAATTCCCAGCCGCTGCGGGTGCTGGGCGAGGTGGTGCACTGCCACGAGCTCAGCCCCCAGAGCGGTTACAGCATCGGCATCAAATTCGTCAACCTGGATCCCCGCCATCAGCAGGCGCTGCTGAAATGCCTCCAGGACCACGCCGCCCAGCATGATTAA
- a CDS encoding radical SAM protein, whose translation MNVLLVKPYSDFPTRIPHLGLGYLAAALRRRGHAVRIADCPREGLGERELLAMVAGWAPRLVGLSAFTADIPVLRGMCRALRAALPGATLVIGGPHPSCLPDHLFGYIPEIDYAFAGEAEAGLAQLADGLAAGGFDPAAIPGLVWRSEGAVRANPPYFESDLDALGLPAWDLLRPEIPVLAPHGAFVRRQPSAPIVTSRGCPYPCTFCAARSVSGRRIRQRSLESVLEEVALLADRHGVRELHIEDDNFTFRREFVAGFCEGLLRRGGALPWCCPNGVRLDSLDPELLRLMRRAGCYSLSLGIESGAPRVLAMIRKGLEPDGIRERVAWIREAGIKTTGFFIIGFPTETAAEIETTIRFARELALDRAQFSTFLPLPGTVYFDELVAANGLDGIPWEGFLTTEAFEVPGGLPRGEVVRLQRRAFLRFYARPGTLLRLAGEIRGPRHLAHLAARAAAVWKS comes from the coding sequence ATGAACGTACTCCTGGTCAAACCGTACAGCGACTTCCCCACCCGGATCCCCCACCTGGGCCTCGGCTACCTGGCGGCGGCGCTCCGGCGGCGGGGCCACGCCGTGCGCATCGCCGACTGCCCCCGCGAAGGACTCGGCGAGCGGGAGCTGCTGGCCATGGTTGCCGGGTGGGCGCCCCGGCTCGTGGGTCTGAGCGCCTTCACCGCCGACATCCCCGTGCTGCGCGGAATGTGCCGCGCCCTGCGCGCCGCGCTGCCGGGAGCGACCCTGGTCATCGGGGGCCCCCATCCGAGCTGCCTGCCGGACCACCTCTTCGGCTACATTCCCGAGATCGACTACGCCTTCGCCGGCGAGGCCGAGGCGGGACTGGCGCAACTGGCCGACGGTCTGGCGGCCGGCGGTTTCGATCCGGCGGCGATTCCCGGTCTGGTTTGGCGGAGCGAGGGGGCGGTCCGCGCCAATCCGCCCTATTTCGAGTCCGACCTTGACGCCCTGGGCCTGCCGGCCTGGGACCTGCTGCGCCCCGAGATCCCGGTGCTGGCGCCCCACGGCGCGTTCGTCCGCCGCCAGCCGTCGGCGCCCATCGTCACCAGCCGCGGCTGTCCGTACCCGTGCACGTTCTGCGCCGCGCGCAGCGTCAGCGGCCGGCGGATCCGTCAGCGGTCGCTCGAAAGCGTGCTCGAGGAGGTGGCGCTGCTCGCCGACCGCCACGGTGTCCGCGAGCTGCACATCGAAGATGACAATTTCACGTTCCGGCGGGAGTTCGTGGCCGGGTTCTGCGAGGGGCTGCTGCGCCGGGGCGGCGCGCTGCCGTGGTGCTGTCCCAACGGCGTCCGGCTGGACTCGCTGGACCCGGAGCTGCTGCGCCTCATGCGCCGCGCCGGCTGCTACTCGCTGTCACTCGGCATCGAGTCGGGGGCGCCCCGGGTGCTGGCGATGATCCGCAAGGGGCTGGAGCCCGACGGCATCCGCGAGCGGGTGGCCTGGATCCGCGAGGCGGGGATCAAAACGACGGGCTTTTTCATCATCGGCTTCCCCACCGAAACCGCCGCGGAGATCGAGACGACCATCCGCTTCGCCCGGGAGCTGGCGTTGGACCGCGCCCAGTTCAGCACATTCCTGCCCCTCCCCGGCACCGTCTATTTCGACGAGCTGGTCGCCGCGAACGGCCTGGACGGCATCCCCTGGGAGGGCTTCCTCACCACCGAGGCGTTCGAAGTCCCCGGCGGCCTGCCCCGCGGCGAAGTGGTGCGGCTGCAGCGGCGGGCCTTCCTGCGGTTCTACGCGCGGCCGGGCACCCTGCTGCGGCTGGCGGGCGAAATCCGCGGCCCCCGCCACCTGGCCCACCTCGCCGCCCGCGCCGCCGCGGTGTGGAAAAGTTAA